In the Manis javanica isolate MJ-LG chromosome 12, MJ_LKY, whole genome shotgun sequence genome, one interval contains:
- the MTERF4 gene encoding transcription termination factor 4, mitochondrial codes for MAALRWRAFGRHCLIPLTWACVAGQTLHGAQKRVTASLLRRRTMASSGGGLEETYVETKNDVQEPECRTNLTQCLLEKQRTPVARGSLEREEVVLSLVDMGFSDVHIHGLLSVQPGTHPQQLLDIISELLLLGLNPEPVYVALKKSPQLLKLPIMQMRKRSSYLRKLGLGEGKLKRVLQCYPDIFTVRQRDLDSIVSVLREKCLFTGRQVTQILHRCPHVLREDPAELEYKFQYAYFRMGLQHVDVVRTDFLQYSIAKTRQRHVFLERLGRYQTPDKKGQTQVANPSLKDILRVSEAEFLARTACSSAEEFQVFKKLLAREEEEESESHVPDEKSASLVGEEGEGEAEGEGLGLGE; via the exons ATGGCGGCGCTCCGCTGGCGG GCCTTTGGTCGGCACTGCCTCATCCCCCTCACCTGGGCCTGTGTTGCTGGGCAGACTCTTCATGGAGCACAGAAGAGGGTGACTGCTTCTTTGCTTCGTAGACGGACCATGGCCTCCAGTGGAGGGGGCCTTGAGGAAACCTATGTTGAAACCAAAAATGATGTTCAGGAACCGGAGTGCAGGACAAATCTGACTCAGTGCCTCCTTGAGAAGCAGAGGACTCCTGTGGCTCGAGGGTCCTTGGAGCGAGAGGAGGTCGTCCTTTCCCTCGTGGACATGGGCTTCAGTGATGTCCACATTCACGGACTGCTCAGTGTACAACCAGGTACCCACCCTCAACAGTTGCTTGACATCATTTCAGAATTACTACtcttgggtttgaatccagagCCTGTGTATGTGGCCTTGAAGAAAAGTCCTCAATTATTGAAACTGCCTATAATGCAAATGAGGAAGCGCTCCAGTTACCTGAGGAAGCTTGGCCTTGGAGAAG GGAAACTAAAGAGGGTACTTCAGTGTTACCCTGACATTTTCACCGTGCGTCAGCGTGACCTTGACAGCATCGTCAGCGTTCTCAGAGAGAAGTGCCTCTTCACGGGGCGGCAGGTGACCCAGATTTTGCACAGATGCCCTCACGTTCTTCGGGAGGACCCTGCTGAACTGGAATACAAATTCCAG TATGCCTATTTTAGGATGGGGCTTCAGCACGTGGACGTGGTGAGGACCGACTTCCTGCAGTACTCCATAGCCAAGACCAGGCAGAGACACGTGTTCCTCGAGCGCCTGGGAAGGTACCAGACTCCTGATAAGAAGGGGCAGACACAGGTCGCCAACCCTTCACTCAAGGACATTCTCAGAGTTTCAGAAGCCGAGTTTTTGGCCAGGACAGCCTGTTCTTCTGCCGAGGagtttcaggtttttaaaaagctcttggctcgggaagaagaagaagagtcTGAGAGCCACGTGCCTGATGAGAAAAGCGCAAGTCTGgtcggggaggagggggagggggaggcggagggggaggggttggggttgggggagtga